The Cinclus cinclus chromosome Z, bCinCin1.1, whole genome shotgun sequence genome contains the following window.
CATTTGAAGGAATGGTTTTCCAAtgtatttctaaattatttcaaagttaCCAGCCCTTAAGAAAGCTTTTCCTGGTGAAGATGCATGTTTTTTACATGTTTGTGTTGAAGCTGTGCCCTCACAATAGTTTTCTGCTGATAGACTACAAGTGTACaatgatttaaaaaatcatatttcaaTCTTCTTGTTGCCTTTCTTGTGACCCTTTTGTCTCCTGCCCTCCCACAAATTTACAACAAAGCAAGGAAGCCCTTATCATGAATTTCGCTATGGCCTTTACTGCAACATTTACTGACATTCCCCTGACACTTCCTCTTGATTTCACCGCTCACCTCCTCTCCATAACCTCTAAATGGCTGGATGGCCATTCCCTATTAAGTAGATCACCATTCCTCACGTGTTTGAATGAAATTCAAATTCTAACACATTGCTTTCCAATAAAATCATATCTTACTGTCTTTGAAACATGACAGGCTACATTCCTTTTATTCCATGTTCACACATGATTAAtgccttctttatttttgtaggGTGTTATGAAATACCTGCCCTGTCTCAGAAGGGGGATTATAAAAGTCATAAATTGTGTTTCACTAAAACAGTGGCACTGTGCCCCAGCAAGCCTTCCTCTGTACAGTCTGATTAAGCATCAAATAGTTCTTTACAATACAACATTGCCATAGTTGACTTTTTGATTTTGAGATGTTtagaaaaatgtccttttttattttgcctttcttatttttccttatacTGATGCTTAATATCTAATATTGGTTGggaaaacagctgcagaaaaattGCAGATGTACTTCCTTGGTACAAATCTGTGTACTCTTCTCATGCTTGAAGCTCAGCACAGTGAGAAGCATTCTACTGAGGGGAGTCCTTAGGGACTTATTAATACTAATTTGCTGTGATTTTATGTgacattttctcctttaatgCAAAAAGATaggaacaaaaaacaaaaaaatccaaacaacacTTAGATTACTGGTCTTCTGTGGTAATCCATTTTATCTTAATGACAATCTGACTACAGCTAATTTATGTGGACTTTTCACTTACATTTCACTGCTGATGCTCTTATTAATTTGCATTGAAAACAAAGGTTAATGGCTGATCCATTTAATTCTGTCTCTCCCCTTTACCCTGCAGCATAGCTCTTTAAGACAAAGATTGTCCTTCTTAAAGCCAGGAAATGACCTTTCCATTTATATTCGGATAcctaaaattctttttttttttcttttttttttggggggggggggattggtgattttttgttgttgttgttgttgttgtttttgtttagaAGCATCTCCCATTCTACTCAGACCACCATGGGGCCTTTTGGCAGTGAAATAGATGGTGCTGTTTCTCAATCATTAACCTCAGTCCTACTTTTTGCAGTATGGAAGTTAACAGACTATAATAATGGGCTGCAAATTTCCATGGCAATGGACAGATCATAACATTTAAAACAACTGTGAAATAGTTATGTGAAAGAGCCatataaaatgaatttaaaaaaaaaaacttctgttttttttaatgtttaaggAAGTCATTCCCTAACTGTACAGAAACTTGTGCCTCTCAGACAGAAGTGAATATCTAGGGGGATTGAGCTGGCTTGCAGTAAAACTGTGTCTTCTCCTGGATACAGCACTACACAAACCAATCCTTCCTCTTCAAAACAATCAGCATTTGCATTTTAGAAGTAGATAAAAATAGAATACAACCAAAATGCAATTACTCTTGCCTGTAGCTAAGATGCATACATacaatactttttaaaatagaaatgccTTAAAATTAGGAGAAGTGCCTTGAATGCAGCAATGTGCAGCAAACATTTCCTCTGTTGCATGGTCCTACAAAGCCCCTGTAATCAGATAACAACCGTTTTCATATTAACAACATGTTTAACTTTATCTCCTTCTTTACTCTAAATGAAAATTCTAAGTTGTCCCTCATGCCCATTTTGAAGATGAATATTTAGGCTAGGCTCTCACAAAGGACATGTTGCTGCTGAAACCTTCTTGCACTCTGCCAAAAAGAAATCTTATGCAGATCAGAGTTACACCTGATGTTGCTACATTACTTTTTGATTAAGATATTTACTGATTTTTCCCTCACACACTGTACTCACACAACTTGAAATTCAATGCAGAATAATAACAAAGGATATACAAAGTTACACAtggctgaattttatttttaaaagtttatgtGCTTAGCATAGATGAAAACTTTACCATTTTCATACTTAATCATGTGAATAGAAACTTGGGGGCATTCTTTCACTTTGGATAAATAACGGCAACCTGAAATATTGATGCTGTTCAGAGCaagaatattgaaaaaaatacattctggGTTACAGTTTTTAAACATAATACATATGTACTAAGTGCCATTCCACAGAAACCTCTGTGTGTAAAGCTTGTGTTTTACATAAACATGCAAATATAAAAACTTTAAGCAACTGAACTTGAGTGCACTTCAGAAACATGAAACTTAGTTATCACTTCCACATAAAGCCACCAGGATGGTTTCGTAATCCCCTTTGAGTTCATCCTGTAAATTTAAACACGAAAACCCCACAATGGTTAGAATAATGGtctcaaataaaataaatttcaattaACATTCAATATAAATTGATCCAATATCAGTGCTCCACCCATATAAATTAATCACTTGATAAAGACAGCTAGCCATAGACTGAGCTGGAACCATGCACCCTCACTGAAGTTATTTGTATGATCTAGAAATAAACGCATGCATTTCCCGAGTGCAGCATAGGTAGACAAGGTTAGTAAAAATGCTGGGAGGTCTAGTAGCATCAGTGAAGAAGAGAAGCACATAAGATTTTTATATATCCAGGAGCTTAAGCTTTTCCTCTAAATAGAGTGAAACTTTCTTTCTTGATCAGTGGTGTCCAATGCTCAGTAATActacattatatatataatatatataataatatatatatacactacAGCATATACATTGTGTTTAGGACCATCTCAAACAAAGGCTAACAGTACAGTGATACTCTACTTACCATGGGATTGCTTATTCAGCTTGACAAAAATATGCATAAAGTATGTAGTGCAACTATTGCatgcatttcttattttctctaaTTTGAATCTAATTTGCAGACATAAATGAATTGTTTAGTGTAGCCAAGCTATGCCTCAAGACATTTGGATGCAATCACTACTTTGGTACATGATGAGGTGGTGTAATTACATACCAGATTACAGGTCACACGCATGCTTAAGGGAAGATTAAATGTGACCTTTGGCACTTAACTGAAAAAGTAGCAGACATCAGTAAAAATCTGAAAGGCATTTTCATACATGCAGGGAGTATGTTTCTACTCCAGTCAAgacatcttttttttcagtaatgtcTACTACTCTCCACAAAGATGCTTTTCCAGATTAGCTTTCTTCTAGGCCCTCACCACTTGAATTTTCTGAAAAGTACATTGGGTGGTCAGTCtcttttaacaaaatatttctattagTTTAACTCATTTACTGTGGTCATAGGGAAAATAGGCCAACTCAATATTAATAAAGTTTAAAATTCATTTGCTGGAGTACCCCAAATGTTAATAGCCAATATCCAGTTGTGTCAAATGCACCCCTTAGAGCTGTCACAGCAATCACCTCCACTCTCCTGCCAAGGTACTACTTAAAGACAAGAATTTGGGGATATTTTACTCTCCATTCAGCTCTTGGATTATACTGTAAGATGATATCTTGAGACATGTACCACTACTATTTCTATAGCTCTTTTGACAAAAGCCttaatttggaaaagaaattagTTCTCTTGGCCTGTGGGCCATAGGAAACATAAGGCACTCATCTGCAATGAGCTATGCAGATGAACCAGTGGCTGAGGAACAGAAAAGTTAAGAGATCTTTACTGGACTTCAAAAATTATCtggttgttttgtgtttcatGTGTCACATGGGAGAAAACCTACCATAATGGCTTGGCGGAGAGAGATGCCATAGAGACTTTTGTAATAGCCTTTGATCTCATTCATATCAACTTCATGGCGTGAAACCATGATTCTGATGAGGTCTTTGTGCCGGGTCCCAGCACcctattaaaagaaataaagtaaaaagaggaagaaaaaagaaggaaaataattatttttattttactactTTAATCACTGGAATACTTTTAATCAAGGTCTGTATGTTAATACATCAGACTCCTTTATAAATGAATAtatccctttctttttccttcagtatATCTCTTAACAGGGAGGTCTCATGGGCCTTAATGTTCCCTACGAGCACAATTCACTTCTGATAGGCTACCTCCAcactgtttgttgtttttgcacacttttttaatatttttaaacatttcttttatCCGTTTCCTAAAAACAGACATCTCCTTCGCTGTGTTTGCTAGACATTAGGGACAGGCTAAATTTTACTGCCTTTttgcattacatttttaatagtgCAATGACACGCATTTTCACAATGCTTCACTCAATTTTTCACATATTGCTCCTAACCACATCACAGAGTTATGACAATACCTAAATACTAGGCTGTTTCATGATCTCCAGCTACCTCACTAACAAGGGTTCCAAATCTGTCAGAAGAATCATGGATGTCTCATTACAGATTAGGCTTCCACAAGGTGCCTGCCAAGATCTAGAATTgctctctttttccctttttacttTCATAAGAAGGGCTCTAGTCTGCTTCCTGCCACTGTGACAAGTAAAAGATGTGTGTGGATGGGAAGATGTCCCCCTGAACACACCATAGCAAACAGAAAACTCCTCCAACAGAAAGTCTCACGTTTCAAAGGAAGGAGTAGAAGGAGTGAGAGAAACACTCTGAATTTCCCTCTGCAGTCTTTTTCTATCACACAAAGGGCCTAGAGACCTTTACCCAAATTTTTATCTTTCAGTTTATAAAGCACCTCATGTTTACAAAGAGGAGACCTTTATTTAAATTACCTTCATTGCCAAGTGGAGTTTTTCTGCAAAGAAAGCTGGCTTGCTTGTGGCACATTTTACTGTAATGAAGCAGTGAGACAAGGTCACTTCTGCTATACATGTAATAAAATCTACCAATAAAACACTTTCAAAACCCTTTCATTTTTCCTACCCACATACCCTATTTATCTACTTCTTTGTTACCTTTCTTCACAATGTATGAGGACAAGAAGATCCTTCCTCTGtttattcagaaagaaattcagTCATGGGGAAATAATTGCTATAAAAACAACACATTTCTCCCTAGTTTACTGCCACAAAATTAAGGAAGGTGTTGCAGTTCCCAAGAAGAAAAATTGGAAAGCATTTATGTCTTCTATAGCAAAGCTGGAGGTTAtaatctgatatttttttaaaccaatatATAACCAAGTTATAGTTCAATTTTGATATTAAGAGACATCTGatggaaattattcttttatcCAAAGTATGTTTCACTGTGATATAAAATCTAAGAACAGACGGGTGCCTGGATCCCAGTAACATCCCTGATCCAGTGGTAAGAGGGAGTCCCTTCCTTACCTTATTGTTCAAGAACAACAGTCACTAACTTTATATGAATATTTTGTTGAACAAAACCACTAAAGgaattttttatggttttaatgATCAATTTTATAAGTATTCTTGCAACATGAAACTTGGAGAAGAGTGGCTTTGGTTGAAGGAAGTTTTAAAACTATTGTATTTTTGATACAAACTATACCTGTTCTGACAGCTTTTTTTGGCATATTGATTTCCTGTAAGGGTCTTCCTATGTTAGTAATTAATCTGGTCTCCTTAAAAGACCTTTCTAAATACTCGGAAAGATATTTCTACTCATTCATCAGCTTCAACTGATTTTAGGTGTCAATTAAACCAGTGATTAGACTTTCCAAGGTATCATTTAGCAAGCTTCTCAATGAAGCAGGTAAGTACAGAACATTTTCTGATCAGAGCAATTATGgcagaaataaaagtttaaGTTTACTCAGAACATAAAGTAGGTTTCAATCTTCAGAACCACTTACCAAGGGCAGTGAGGCAATTCTCAATATCACCTTTCAGCTCCAAGTCCAGTACCTTGTTCATGTCATGCTTGCTGTATTTGGTGTACTTCTGAAAGActaaataatgggaaaaaaccaGTAttctccctgccctgttctgctgcagcagaggactGTTTGTGGATCATCTTCCTCACTTTCTTCAGACAGCACAGTGTAAAGAGCAGTGTTACTGCATGGACTGATGGAATCAGCATATGGAATGGGACTGTGGTAGAATGGAAAGGTTCATTTCCCATCACTTGGGGTAGAGGTGGGCAAGGGACTACACCTGTGACATTGTGTGATAGCCCCCCCATCTAGGGAAAACTGGCTGAGAAGCAAGACCATTCTGAGGAGCCCTTATTGCTCGGCACTGTGATCACAACCCACCTGAGACTTCACTTCTGTTAAGAGCCTGAATTATATTGCTCATCTCTACTCTAGAAAGAGCAGCCAGACTGCCAACCACACCCTTAGCCAGCAAGCATGCTTCCAATTAGAGTCATGTCTTGATAATCTGTGTCTTCTCTGAATTCATCACCAGGCAATCTTCAAAAATCATCCCTGAGAAGCATGAAGCTTTGTTAAACTTACCCCTTCGAAGATGTGGGTAGCTTCTTGCAGTAAGAACAGTTATAAACACACCAGTAtctgttcctttccttttctctcctgcttcaTACAAGGCCTgtcataaagcaaaaaaaaaaaaaaaaaaaaaaaaaaaaggtggcaaGGTCAATATCGGAACAGTAAAACTCAAACAGGAATATTGTATTTTGAGGGCCATTGCTTGCTAGTAAAGAGCACTATCCCTTGACACAATCCAGATCAAAACTCTACCTCAGACTAACTCCAGCTCTGTCAAATAATACTTCATACTTCATTTGTGTCATAATAGTACCTAGCGAACACTATGCAGctagaaaacatatttttcagacattttacGATTATCATCTAGCTTTCCAGGGTATACTACATTCTTAAATAAAGTTATATTTCATTTGTCATGACAGCAGTCTGCATGAAAGCTCAGGACTGGTGGGATTTCTTAAGACTGAAAAAACTATAGAAGTTCAGGACTGGTAGGATTTAGTAAGacttacaaaattatttctgcaactAACTGGCGCAATGTACAGGAAATATACTATTTCCTCATCTTTCCAGGAGTGACTTTAACCTCCAGGAAagtaaaaaccaaataaatctCCTCCATTTTCCTCACCATCTCAAACCTCTCTAAGAGTAATAATGAAAGGCCTCCACATAGCACAAAGGTTTAACACTCTGCATCAAGATAGACAAATTTGAActtagaaaaattattaattcaCTTTCATATCTAGGGCTGATGACAAAACTAAACTCCTTATGTAAAAGGGATTAGAGTAGCATTTCTCAATGGCCTTTTcttggctgggtttttttttaaaaaatcaatttgaGGTAATCTAAACTTAAATTGTAAGTGTGAAGCAACATTTTTTAGATGAAAACTCAGCAATGACTGCTAAGTTTTATCAAGATTTAGTAAAGATAGTTCCACTAATGttggaagaaataagaaaaagatcaaatgggtttttttagaaTTATTGAGAAAATGACTGTGAGAATATTGACTGACCTCAATATTCTTGAACAGTTTGTCACTAAAAAGCAATGTCTATAGCTAACATGCTCCAGAGTTCACACTGGTCAGTATATGGTAGCTAATTCTGCACACAGATGAGCACACCCTTGTCCCTTAATTCAAGAACTGTTTTATAAACAGCAGCAAGACTGGGTCTGATTCCTCTACTTGTTGACTTGTACTTGGAATGGTCTGCATGATATTCATTAACTAGATGAGGTCTTGCAGAAATGTTTCTGAAGCTAGATATTAGAGTGAAAATCTAATTTCCTTCATATAATTAACTTACATGAAATTTGCAAAATACTATCTCCTCAGAAATGACTGCTGTATGACATTGAAATCTCTGTTAGGTCTGCAATGCACAGGATTCAGACAGCCAGTGGAATCTCAAGTCAGAAGAAGTTCTGCAGAGAAGCAAGTATGATCTTACCCTGGCATCATTGTCAGCAAGTTCATCATTCACATGAGGATTTTCACATCGATCAGCCTacataaagaaattaataaaatttcacTGGTTCTCACAATCATTCAATTCACTAAAGCTCAATATTTAAGAGTTCTGCAGCACCACTCTCATACATAAACCAATACATAACTGTAAATACATGCAGTTATCTCAATCATCTTGTGAATAAAACTGTTGCATTTGTAATCAGAGAACATATTTCTACAGCCACCAGCAATTTATTACTTAATTCCTACCTAAAAATCCACAGGAAGTATTTGTTTCTTGACATGAAAGTACAGGCTTCAAACCTGTGACCTGCTCCCTTATTATCATTCAATAGACTCCTCTCAAGTTGATTTGAAAGTTAAAACTGGAAATCCAAATCATGCACATGGATATATCAAAATATCATCCTGTACACAAGTACAAGGTTCATATACATATAttcaaaaatcaaatatttattaattttagaaGGATATTTTTGTTGGGAAGGTCCAGAGTTTGAAGTGATCTACTTTTGAATGTAAATTTATAAAACACTTTGTCCACTTCTTAACTCCATGTCTTTGTCCCATTATCTACTTtcaaacatttcttctttttctagtCAATTGACATGACATTATGTGTTATGTTACTTTTTCCAGCGCTTAAAGATAGCACAAAAATGTCTTAAAAGCTGTActgataaaaaagaaatactgttttcaaATAAAGTTTTTAGCAAGTATTTGACATAAAATCTTATTATAGTTTGTTAATGATCTAGgataggaaaacaaaaaaaaacaaatgcaaagaaataaatactgcaTAAACCTTTATTTATTGCACACCTCTCTAAAATATTCTTGAGAACATTGATTTTTGATTACAGATATTTTCAATCAAAATACTTAAACATAACATACCTTGGATAGAGCAACCAAAGCCTTTTGAAAGTCTCCAGAAGTGTCAGAGATGATGTCTTGTGTCAGATCTCTCTTCAGCACTGCAATCAAAAAGTTTTGAAGTTATTAACTAAGTTGActacataatttttaaaggtcCCATCAAATCACTCTATGAtctttttttggtattttcctAATTTCCCTCTTAAATATACCCACTAGAAATGTGATTTTCTTACTTTATCTCATTTGGTTTCTAGTAAAGGAGTTTATTCATAACATAGCCTTTAAAACCTGAGATGTGCTGTGAAATTGGACCATTAAACCTAAAACATGCTGGAAGATGTCCTTCTCTAAGGTCTTGTGGGCATCATTGTCTCAGGTTTCTGCTTGTAAAATACACAAACCTTTTTCTGAGCCTTTTTCATTCTTACTTCTGGCTGTTCTTACCAGTATTGAATTCAAACACAAACTCTACCAAAAAATCAAGGTTTTAATACAGGCATCGAAGAAGAAATGTCTTGGTGAAAGTTACCTCATCATCTCAGAAAACAGGATTTAATTGGACAACACGTTAAATTCTACATATAAGAGAGATGGCACACTATACTGTAGTAATTTCTTCAAGTATTTCCCCCCTATAGTTCACTGGTTGCTCCTACTGCTTTCATGTCTGTGTCACTAATTTAGGAAGATCTTTTTTTCCAAGTCTATGCTTTTATCTTAAAATGTCAGCCAAGGTTTAGTTACAGGGGAAGAAATGCAGCTTGGCTTTGCATGCATCCAAGAAAACATCTAAATGTGTGACTCATTCCATGAGACATCCACAATTTCAGCAGTGATGGTGTATCTTTTCCTTCACTATTGGGATCTACATAGGTCAGCAAAAATCACCATGACCTCTCTCCCTAGCAGCCCTGTCAAACTTTTGTGAAGCTTCCTTTGCCACCTGTATTGTTCTCAGCTCCTCATACTGAGTGAGGCTGTGACATCAACGTGTCTGCTATAGGGTTATACAATGGTACAACTTCTTTCTTGGTTCTTAATACTTCTTTCTTGCTCTGAATTACCTTCCTTGTAGTATCTGTTGGCTTCTCTGATCTCTTGGTTGGTTCTTGAGGCCAGAATTTCAATTAAGGTATCTTCATCAGTTCCAAGCCCCTGATCAAAGCAATTGAAGTTTTAGAGATGTTATTCAAtagcaaaaatgtaaaatgcataACAGAAATAAGATGAAAATCATTGGCTTTAAAGGCACaatacagaatgaaaaataaaaattaaaaatattctgcttccATACAATGTAATTTCGGCTCTTTTGGAATTAAATTTTTATCACATTCAATATACTGGTATTCAAAGGAAGTGCTAAAGACATCAAACAGTGAacataaaataatgtaaaatatatgaagaaaaattaccgccttccctttttttctttctcctatgTAAGTGTGAATGTAAAGGCTATAGCTCCCATTACCAACCAGTTTTCAGAAGGCAGAAAGAGTTCATTCTCACTAAAGAATCTCCTTGACTCAAAAATTAGGGACTACTGATTCTTGTTCTCATAAACTGAGTTACCAGTAAAGATTTAGTTAacaaaatgaagttaaaataaagataatacACAAGCCTTGAAATCTACCTCCAGTGTTATTCACAGGCCTTAATAAGTACAGGTGCACTGTAGGAAAGCTTATCTCTGAAGATTTTGCCTTACCTTCATAGAAGCTCTTAATTCTTCAGCGTCAAATTGAGCTGGAGTTTTGAGCAAAGCCACAACAACATCTTCTAG
Protein-coding sequences here:
- the ANXA1 gene encoding annexin A1, producing the protein MAMVSEFLKQAWFIDNQEQECIKSAKGIHGVQSYPNFDPSADVAALDKAITVKGVDEATIIDILTKRTNAQRQQIKAAYQQAKGKSLEDALKKALKGHLEDVVVALLKTPAQFDAEELRASMKGLGTDEDTLIEILASRTNQEIREANRYYKEVLKRDLTQDIISDTSGDFQKALVALSKADRCENPHVNDELADNDARALYEAGEKRKGTDTGVFITVLTARSYPHLRRVFQKYTKYSKHDMNKVLDLELKGDIENCLTALVKCATSKPAFFAEKLHLAMKGAGTRHKDLIRIMVSRHEVDMNEIKGYYKSLYGISLRQAIMDELKGDYETILVALCGSDN